TCTTTTAAATTCTTTTATCCGCAACTAGAGAATAAATAATTTCTTCATATTTTCAAAAAAATGTAAATTTATTATTCATTTTACTTTTCAAAAATTAAACACAAAATGAAGTTTCCAACGACAGCAGAAGATATCAAAGATGAGCTTTTTAAATCTGTGGATATGATAGATAAACTTGGAGATTTAAGAATTCAACAATTAATTGAAATTTTACACAAAGTAAAAGATTCAATAATTATTGAAGGCATTATTCAGATTTTTGAGAATGAAGAAAGAACTAATTCTATTTATACCGACCAAAAATATGCTGGATTGATTCTAAAAAAAATTAATCCAAAAACAGAAGAAAATATTGAATTATTAATACATCGAGTTTTAAAAAATTGGAATAAAAGTGTTGAAGAATTACCTTTTTGGCTAAAAGATAATTATGGCTTTGAAAATCTAAAAAAAGCTTTTTTTGATATTGAAAGCAAAGGTTTATCACAATTAGAATTGGAGAATTTAAAAACAATGAAATGGTTCTTAAGAATCTAAAATATTAATTTTTAAAATATGACACCAAATAAACAAACCGTAAACGAATATATGGAAGCTTTTAGAGTAAGCGACCATAAAAGAATTTTAGATTTTTGACCGATGATATTATTTGGGAAATGCCTGGAATTTATCAGCATGTAGGCAAAGAAGAATTTGATAAAGAAATCGAAAATGAAAACTTTGTGGGAAGTCCAACCATTCAAATTTTTAAATTAATTGAAGAAAACAATACCGTAATTGCTGAAGGAGCTGTTCAGGGAAATATGACAAATGGAGGCAAACTTGATGCCGTTTTCTGCGATGTTTTTGAAATGGAAAACGGAAAAATTAAAAAACTTACCTCCTATTTAATGTCGAAAAATGCTAATTTAAAATTTGAATAATCGACACTTCTGAATCATCAAAAAATATTTTTATATCTTTGCATCATTAAATAAGCCGCACAATCTCTATGTGAATAAAAATTTCTTTCGGACAATTTTAAGGTAAGCTGAAAATCGGCTTGCATATTTGTTTATTCCTTTAAGAAAGAAATTATGGTTATTTTACAGAATATCTCATACGCGCATGCGAACAAAGAACTTTTGTTTGATGCAATCACTTTTACAATCAACAATCAGGATAAAATTGCCTTAATTGGCAATAACGGTGTTGGAAAATCAACTTTATTAAAAATTATCGCTGGAGAATTACAGACTTCAGAAGGTCTTATAAAAACCGATGCCGTGCCTTATTACATTCCGCAGATTTTCGGACAGTTTAATCATTTAACAATTGCTCAGGCATTAAATGTCGAAGAAAAACTAAATGCCTTTCAGGAAATTCTAATTGGAAATGTTTCCGAAGAAAACCTTAACCTGCTAAACGACGACTGGACAATCGAAGATCGCTGTAATGAAGCTTTACACTATTGGCAGCTTGATAATTTACAACTCGATCAAAAACTGGAAACGCTTAGCGGCGGACAAAAAACAAAAGTTTTTCTGGCCGGAATTTCGATTCATCAACCTGAACTTGTTTTGTTAGATGAACCGAGTAATCATTTAGATACTGCAGGCCGAAAACTATTATATGATTTTATTAAAAGTACTTCAAGTACCTTACTAATAGTGAGTCATGATCGAAAATTGCTGAATTTATTACCTTCCGTTTTTGAGCTTACGAAACACGGAATCAATGTTTATGGCGGAAATTACGATTTTTATACAGAACAAAAGCAAATCGAAAATAATGCTTTAAGCCACGATATTCAAAGTAAAGAAAAAGCACTTCGTAAAGCCAAAGAAAAAGAGCGTGAAACGCTTGAACGCCAGAACAAACTAGATTCACGAGGCGAGAAAAAACAAAAGAAAGCCGGAGTTTCGCGCATTATGATGAATACGCTGCGAAATAATGCCGAAAACAGTACCGCAAAAACAAAAGGGGTTCATGCAGAAAAAATAGGTGGTATTGCTAAAGATTTGCAAGATCTTCGTTCGGCTTTGCCAGAAATTGACAAAATGAAATTTGGTTTCGAAAAAACGGATCTTCATAAAGGTAAAATCCTTTTCACAGCCAAAAATATTAACCATAATTTTAAAGATCAATTATTATGGAAAGAACCTCTTGATATTCAAATTACAAGCGGTGAAAGAATTGCGATAAAAGGGTTAAATGGTTCTGGAAAAACAACTTTAATCAAAATGATCACTGGGAAAATTGAACCCAAAATGGGAACAATTTCTAAAGCGGAAGCCAAAATAATTTATATCGATCAAGATTATTCCTTAATCGAAAACGAATTGACGGTTTACGAGCAGGTTCAAAAATTTAACGATTCAGGTTTAGAAGAACATACCTTAAAAATGAAACTGAATAAATTTCTATTCTCTCAAAATGATTGGGACAAATCTTGTACCGCTTTAAGCGGAGGCGAAAAAATGCGTTTATTACTTTGCTGTTTAACCATTAATACAAAAGCGCCGGATATCATTATTTTAGACGAACCAACAAACAATCTTGATATTCAGAATATCGAAATCCTAACAGCCGCAATCAACGAATATCAGGGAACTTTAATTGTAGTTTCGCATGATGATTTGTTTTTAGAAGAAATAGGAATCGAGGAGTTTATACAGGTTTAGTTTCAAGTTTCAAGTTTCAGGTTTCACGTTATTTTTTTGGAGTTATAAGCTTAATTAACTTGAAACTTGAAACTTGAAACCTAAAACAAAATCTTAAACAAAACCTTATCCCAGCCATCCTTCTCGATCCAGACTTCTGTATTGAATAGCTTCAGAAATATGATACGAAACCACATTTTCAGAATGATCTAAATCAGCGATTGTGCGTGCCACTTTCAATATTCTGTCATAAGCTCTCGCAGAAAGATTCAAGCGTTCCATGGCATTTTTCAGAAGTTCTTTTAATTGTTCATCCAAAACACAAAACTCACGGATTAGTTTACTACTCATTTGCGCATTGTAATGTATGTTTTCGATTCCTTCAAAACGTTTGGTTTGAATTTCTCTAGCGGCCGTTACACGTTTTCGGATTTCAACACTACTTTCGGCTTTGCGGTCATCAGCTAACTTTTCGAAAGAAACTGGTGTTACTTCAATATGAATATCGATTCGATCTAAAAGCGGACCTGAAATCTTGCTCATGTATCGCTGCATTTCATGCGGAGAGGAAGTATTCGGCATACTCGGATCGTTAAAAAATCCGCTTGGACTTGGATTCATACTAGCCACCAACATAAATGACGATGGATACGTAACCGTAAATTTCGCTCTTGAAATCGTAACTTCACGATCTTCAAGCGGCTGACGCATTACTTCTAAAACATCTCTTTTAAATTCCGGTAATTCATCTAAAAACAAAACACCATTATGTGCCATTGAAATTTCGCCTGGCTGTGGATAACTTCCGCCACCCACAAGTGCAACATTCGAAATAGTATGATGCGGACTTCTAAACGGACGCTGATTCATCAAACCTACTTCTTTCAGCTTTCCTGCCACACTATGAATTTTTGTTGTTTCGAGTGCTTCACGCAAGGTCATAGGCGGTAAAATACTCGGGACACGTTTTGCAAGCATGGTTTTTCCTGCTCCCGGCGGACCTATTAAAATGATGTTATGTCCCCCTGCTGCTGCAATTTCCATACAACGTTTGATGCTTTCTTGTCCGCGGACATCTGAAAAGTCAAATTCTGGAAAATCTAATGTTTTGTAAAATTCGGCGCGAGTATCGATAACGGTAGGTTCAAGAGTGCCTTTTCCATTGAAGAAATCAATTATTTCCTGAAGATTAGAAACGCCATATACATCTAAATCTGATACGATTGCGGCTTCTTTTACATTTTGAATGGGCAGAAAAAAACCTTTATATCCTTCTTCTTTTGCTTTTATGGCAATAGGCAAAGCCCCTCGAATAGGCTGTAAACTTCCGTCAAGCGAAAGTTCTCCCATAATTATATATTGTTCGATTTCAGGGGCTTCTATTTGATCTGAACCAACCAAAATCCCCATAGCAAGTGGCAAATCATAAGCAGAGCCTTCTTTTCTTAGATCAGCAGGAGCCATATTTATCGTGATTTTTTTTCCTGGAAAACTTAATCCGTTGTTTTTTAAAGCGGCTGCGATTCGGTAACTGCTTTCTTTTATGGCATTATCCGGAAGTCCAACTAAATGATAACCAATCCCTTTATCCATGTGCACTTCGATTGTAATAGTTGTAGCTTCAACTCCAAAAACGGCACTTCCGTAAATTTTTACTAACATAAATAAATTCTTATAAAAAGGTAAAAATATCTAATTAAAAAAGAATGAGAAAAAATATTTGTAAATATTTTATTACTTTTTATAATTAAATAAAATTCTAATCTTAAATTTCTATAAATGATTTCATTATTTTATTTATGTTTATAAAATAATTCTAACGACAACCAAAAACTCAATTAATGAAAAAAACTTTACTTTTAATTCTTATCGCTACAGCCACCATTGGATCTACGTTTGCTTTAGTATATTATATTAAAATAGATAAGTTTTCATTTGCCTGGGCTTTAAACTTTTTGCTGATGCTTTTTGTAACTTACTTTACGGATGCACTAAAAAGCCCGCTTGCTTCTTCGTATTACGATGAAAAAACTTGGGAAAAAAGAGGAAAGGTTTACGAGAATCTTGGTATAAATATTTTTAGAAAATTATTAGTTTTGGTTGGCTGGGAAAAAGTAATCCGAAAAACTTTTCCAATCGAAAAAAACACAAAATCTTTAGAGAAACTATATTATCAAACCAAAAAATCAGAACTGGATCATCTTATAATTTTAATTATAGTATTAGGATTTAATGTTTTCGTGGCACTTGAATTTGGATTTGTCAAATCGCTATCATTATTAGTATTAAATCTGCTGCTTAATCTTTATCCAATTTTCCTTCAAAGATATAATCGTCCAAGAATTGCGAAGGCGCTCAGATTAAGTTTGAGAAAATAACTTTATGATCTAATTCTAACTTCCTCAACTATTCTGCTTAAATCCAAACTATTTTGATGCGACCAAAGTTTGCTTTCAATTTGATTGTTTCGAATACAGGTATGGCATTCGATAATTTCATGTGAATATCCTTTTCCTAAAGTTGGCAAAGTAAAAACAGCTTCTTTTTCTTCGTTTTTAAATAAAGAATAACCATCGGCTACAAACCAAGGAGCATTTAATTCTATTCTTCCCAATGTTCCTGAGATTATAGCTTTCATATCAGAATCAGAAACAATAGACGCATGCAAAATCGCCTGCGCCGATTCGTATTGAAGTATTATCGAAGTCTGTAAATCAATATCGTTGGCATGTTTTATCGCTTTTGCTAGAATCTCTTTGGGTTTTCCAAGTAATAAATAAGACAGAAACAGCGGATAAACTCCAATATCAAACAGCGCTCCTCCTCCTAATTCTTTATCGAAAAGACGTTTGTGTTCGGTTTCACTTCCGTAGAAGGCAAAATCGGCTTTAATGTAATTTACCTTTCCAATATTACCATCATTTATTTTCTGTAAAACATCTTGAACAGATGGAATAAAACGTGTCCAGAATGCTTCCATAAAAAAGGTATTGTATTTTTTAGAAACTTCTATCATGCGTTCAGCATCTTTATAAGATAATGCCATTGGTTTTTCACATAAAACATGTTTATTATTTTCGAGTGCCTTTATTGATAATTCGGCATGTGAATTATGAGGCGTTGCAATGTACACAATATCAACTTCAGGATCATTAAAAAGTAAATCATAAGATTTGTAAGCTTTAGGGGCTTTGTATTTTTCTGCAAATTCTTTGGCTTTAGAAAGGTCTCTCGAGGCCACAGCAATTAATTGTGCATCTTCAATTAATAATAAGTCTGCTGCGAATTGATGTGCAATATTTCCGAGGCCGACAATTCCCCATTTAATCTTATGATTTTTCATTCTTAAATTTTAATTACAAAATTTGTTAAAAACATCAAATATACTTCATCAAACTTAACTATTAGATGTTTTTAAGCATTAAACTTCAACTTTAACTCAAAAAAACGTATCAAAAAATTAAGAAAAATAACCAATTTAAAAGCAATAGAAAAAAAATTGCTGCTAAAATGTAAATTTTAAGTTTGTTTTAAGAAATTCATGCAAATTTTAAGGGGTCAAATTTTAAAATTAACAAAAATTAAACATTAAACCCTATTTTTTTAGGGGGTATCAAATCATTTTATACTTTTATCAAAAATTTTAAAACTAAATAACTATGCGAAAAATTATTTTAAGTGTGATTCTTATCACTATTTTGGTACTAACCTTTATATCAAACTTTATTATTGCTGACAACCCCATTCCAGCAGAAGCTGTAAAGTTTGATACAGGAGATACTGCCTGGATGATCGTTGCAACTGCATTTGTATTGTTAATGACTCCTGGTTTAGGATTTTTCTATGGAGGTATGGTTGGTAAGAAAAACGTAATTAGTACTATGCTGCAAAGTTTTATGGCAATGGTAATTGTTACAATTTTATGGACTGTTGTTGCTTTTGGTTTGGCTTTTGGACCAACAATTGGAGGAATTATCGGAAACCCTTCTGAGAATTTGTTCTTTGCAGGAGTTGGAACTAATACTGCATGGAGCCTTGCACCAACGATTCCATTTATTTTATTCGCATTATTCCAGGCAAAATTCGCTATCATTACTCCTGCATTAATTACAGGTGCATTTGCAGAGCGTGTACGTTTCTGGGCTTATTTATTATTCATGGTTTTATTTATATTATTGATATATGCGCCGCTTGCTCATATGACTTGGCATCCTGATGGAGTTTTCTTTAAAATGGGAGTATTAGACTTCGCTGGTGGAACAGTAGTTCACATGAGTGCTGGATGGGCTGCATTAGCGGGAGCTATCTTCTTAGGAAAAAGAAAAGTTCAAAAAGTGAATCCTGCGAGAATTACATATGTATTATTAGGAACAGGTTTACTTTGGTTTGGATGGTTTGGTTTTAACGCTGGATCTGCATTAGGAGCAAATGGTCTTGCTGCTCAAGCTTTAGGAACCACTACGGTTGCTGCCGCTGCCGCTGCAATGGCTTGGGTTTTCCTTGATAAAATTTTAGGTCACAAATTATCTGCTCTTGGAGCTTGTATTGGAGCTGTTGTAGGTCTTGTGGCTATCACACCTGCTGCTGGTTTCGTAAGTATCCCTCACGCAATCTTCATCGGTTTATTCTCTGCAATTGTAAGTAACATTGTAGTAAGCAAATTCCCTAAAGGTAAAATTGATGATGCCCTTGATGTATTTGCTTGTCACGGTGTTGGTGGTATGGTAGGTATGCTTTTAACTGGTGTTTTCGCTTCAAAAGCAATCAATCCTGCTGTTGGAGATAATCAAGGTTTAATCTTCGGAACTCCAACATTATTCATCAATCAGTTAATTGCTTTAGTTGTCGTTTCAATCTTCGCATTTGTAGCTTCTTATGTATTGTTTTTCATTGTAAACAAAATTACACCGCTAAGAGTTACTGAAGAAAAAGAAGAACTAGGATTAGATATTTCTCAACACGGAGAATTCTTATAAGATTTAATTTTCACTTTCGTTACTTGATAAAAAAAGCACTCTAAATTTGACTTAGAGTGCTTTTTGATTATAAAATATTTTAGATTGTAGATTGATGATTGCTGATTTTAGATTGTGGATTTTAAATTTTCTAATATAGCTGCAGATTATAAGATAGTGTTTAAACCCAAACAACAAACAACAAACAACAAACAACAAACAACTACTACTTAAAATTCGAAATCCCTTCTTTCAGCCATTTCAAATATTCATCAGCACTTACGTAACTGATTGTTGGTTTAGAAGCGTTTAAATTGTTTGCTTCCAAATCTGTAATTACATATAAAGGCTGTGTGTTAGTTTTATATTTTGAAATCATAAAATCTGTCCATTTATCTCCTGCCGTAATGATTTTATCTCCAGCTTCAGTTGTAAACTGCTCTTCTTTTGGCAATTCACGTTTGTCATCTACATAAAGCGAAATCAAAACCACATCATTTTTCAGAATGGGAAGAATCGTTGGTTCAGACCAAACATTATTCTCCATTTTTCTACAGTTTACGCAAGCATACCCAGTAAAATCAAGCATAATTGGTTTATTAATTGCTTTTGCGTAAGCTAATCCATCCTCATAATCGTGAAAAACCATAATTCCGTGCGGACCTAATTCGGCACCTTCCGGCATTCCTTTTCCAGCTTCAGAAGAAACTCCATTAACAGAACCTCCTACTCCAAACGGGCTTTCACTGTAGGTTGGAGGCGGCGGAAATGCACTTATTAATTTCAAAGGTGCACCCCAAAGTCCTGGAATTAAATACATCGTGAACACTAAAGTCAACAATCCTAAATACAGTCTTCCAACCGAAATATGATGCGTAGGACTATCATGAGGCAATGTAATTTTTCCGAATAAATATAAAGTAAGCGCACCGAAAATAGCAATCCAAATCGCAATAAAAACTTCTCTTTCTAAGAAATGCAATTGTAAAACTAAATCAGCGTTTGATAAAAATTTGAATGCGAAAGCCAATTCTAAAAACCCTAGGACCACTTTTACTGTATTCAGCCATCCGCCAGATTTTGGTAATGAATTTAACCAGCCCGGGAACATAGCAAATAACATAAACGGAAGTGCCAGTGCAGATGAGAATCCTAACATTCCCACAATTGGAGCAATTCCTCCGTTTGAAGCCGCATCCACTAATAACGTTCCTACAATTGGTCCTGTGCAAGAAAATGATACAATTGCAAGCGCCAATGCCATAAATAAGATTCCAACTATACCGCCTTTATCTGCTTGTTGATCTGCTTTGTTTGCCCATGAATTTGGAAGCATAATTTCGAAAGCCCCCAAAAATGATGTAGCAAAAACCACTAAAATCACAAAGAAAATCAGGTTAAACCAAACATCTGTAGACAAAGCGTTTAAAGCATCGGCACCAAATATTTTAGTCACGATAAGACCTAAAATCACATAAATAGCAATAATTGAAAGTCCGTAGAAAATAGCATTTCTAATTCCTTTTGCTCGGCTTTTACTTTGTTTAGTGAAGAAGCTCACCGTCATAGGAATCATTGGGAAAACGCATGGCGTTAATAATGCCGCGAATCCTGATATAAAAGCTATAAAAAAGATTGACCACAAACTTCTTGCTGGTGCAGAGGCAGGGATTTCTTCTTTTGCTGTTTGTGCTGTTTCAGTTTTTGGCTGTGCTGCTGCTTCTTTTTTAATAGTATCAATCGCCAGACCTGTCACTTTTGTTTCATCCAATTTAGCTTCTGTTAAAGCAGGAACTTCATCCATTTTGAAAGTAGAAGGTACTGAAATTGAAAATTTCTTGCTTGAATTGATACAAACTTCTTTACAAACCTGAAAATCAAAATCAACATCAACCGTTTTTAAGTTTGGATTGATGATTTTTATTTCTTGTTCGATGTGTGCTTTTCCTTCAAAGAAAGTCTCGTCTACACCGAAAACATCATTAAAAGCCGTTCTGGTTTTACCTTCTTTGGCTTTTCCAACTAACTCATAATTTCCTTTCTGGTTTTTAAACGTAATTTCCAAAGCTAGAGGTCCGCCATCTGGTGTAAACTGCGAATACATATGCCAGTCTTTTTCGATTACGGCATCAAAAATCAATAAGGCATTGTTTCCTTTTTTCTCAATTTTTGACGTCCATTTTACAGGTTCGAGTATTTGGGCATTACTATTTAAAGCAAAAAAGAAAAACAGTAAAAAAACTGTGATTCTGTTCCAGATACTTCTTGAAGTTATCGTGTTTAGGTTTTGATTAAAGTTCATTATTGCATTTCTATTTTAAGTATTTTATTTGTGGTATTTTCAATTTTAAAACGTTCGTCCTGTCTGATTCCGATTACCCATACAATTTTATCTCCCGACCATAAAATCCATGTTTTTTCTTTTTCAATCAGGGATAATTTCTCGTCTTTAAAAAGTTTGCTGACTTTTTTTGACTTACCATTCATTCCAAAAGGCTGGAAAATATCACCCTCATTCCATTTACGTAATATAAGTGGAAAATGGATTTTTTCAGCGTCGACAAATATAGTTCTATTTGAACCGAATGTTGTGTGACCTACGTTACAAAGTGTCATTTTTAAGGGAAAATTAACTTCTGTATCGTTTTCAGAAATTTCAAATTCTTCTTTTTCTGATGTTCCCGAAAAGGGCGTTAAAATCAACATTTCTCTGTTTTTCAACAATCTGAATTCTTCTGCAAAAATTTGTTTTCCAGACTGTCCTTCCACTAAATCATAGATATCGTTCCAAGCCGAAAATCCAAATTCTTTCAGCCATTGGTACAAATATGATTTATAATTCGGAAGTTTTTTAAGCTGATTCAAATCGAAATGAATATCATCTCCAGCTTCTTTAGCAACTTGCTGATATACCATAATTGAAGCATCTTCCACCATTTCATTTGATTCCTGCAGAAAAGATTGTGTTTTCTGAAAAGCATCCAAAAAATTAGGATTGATTTCTTTTAAAATGGGAACTAAATCATGACGAATTTTATTTCGAAGATATTTAGTCGAAGCATTACTGCTGTCTTCTCTCCATTCTATTTTGTGCTCTTCAGCGTATTTCAAGATTTCATCTCTAGAAAATGGAAGCAGCGGACGGATTATTTTATCGTTTTGTTCTGGAATTCCAGTTAATCCTTCTAATCCAGTTCCTCGCGTTAAGTTGATAATAAAAGTTTCCAGATTATCATCGGCGTGATGAGCAGTTAATAGAAAATCAAAGTTTTTTTCTTCTAAAAGTTCATAAAACCAGCTGTAGCGAAGTTCTCTTGCTGCAACTTGTATCGAAACTTTGTAATCATTGGCAAAAGCTTCGGTATCAAATTGGGTCGTAAAAATTTTGATATTGTTTTGATCGCAATAGTTTTGAATAAATTCTTGATCTCCAAAACTTTCTAGTCCGCGAAGCTGAAAATTGCAATGCAGAACTGCTATTTCGTAGTTTAATTGTTTAAATAAATGCAATAAAACCATACTGTCTAATCCGCCGCTTACAGCGAGAAAAAGCTTTTTCTCTGCCAAAAAAGGAAAACGGGAAACGATATGATTTTTGAATTTTGAAAACATTCTATAAAAGTAAAAAATTAAATTCGATCTATTTTTAAATGAAATGTTAAGCATTGTTTTCTGCCACGAATTCACGAATTATTTTTTTTATGCAGATGGCGCAATTTTTACCACAAATTAGCGCAAATTATTTTTACGTTGCGATTATTAATAATTCGTAACCCGAGCGATAGCGAATAGACGAAGTAATTCGTGGCGAAAAAAAATTATTGTAAAACTTCGTGCATTGCTTTTGCTTTCAGTAAACATTCTTCGTATTCTTTTTCAGGGACAGACTGCGATGTTATGGCACTTCCTACTGAAAATGAAACGTATTGTTTTTCTTGATTGTATAAAATACTTCTGATTACGACATTAAAATCAAAATCACCTTCTGGCGAAAAATAACCAACCGCACCGCTGTACAGTCCGCGTTTGGTTTCTTCGAGGTTTTCAATAATCTTCATTACAGAAATCTTGGGAGCTCCGGTCATACTTCCCATTGGAAAAGTGGATTTTAAAACATCAACAGCCGAATATTGCTGATCTAATTTTGAAATAACCGTTGAAATCATTTGGTGTACCTGCAGAAACGAATAAATTCCGCAGAGTTCTTTTACCTCAACCGAACCTTTTTGCGCTGTGTGCGAAAGATCGTTACGTACCAAATCTGTTATCATGATATTTTCAGCACGCTCTTTTTCGTCTGAAGCTAAACTATTTTTTGATTTTTCATCTTCAATTGGATCAGCAAATCTTCTAGAGGTTCCTTTGATTGGCTGAGAAATAATGGTTTCTCCAACTTTTTTCAAATACCTTTCCGGCGATGCTGAAAGCAGAAAATGTTTGTGATTTTTAAAGAAAACTGAAAACGGCGCTTGTGAAATTTCATTTAGTTTTCTGAATTTTTCTAACGGATTTATAATGGCATTTTCGGCATAAAATTCCATACAGAAATTTGCTTCATACATATCACCAATATGAATGTGATGCAGCATTTGATTTACTTTTTCTACATATACATCTTTTGAAATTCGCTGTTTAATTTCAATTTTATTTAATGAGGCAAAAGATTCAGAATAGGTTTGTATAATTTCAGTAAAATCATCTTCAAATTCATCATCACAAAAACGCAGATATTGCATTTCAAGCTGATTCTCTTTCAATAAAAAAACTTTTTTAGGCTGAAAGAAAAATAAATCGGGAAATTCTAATCCGTCAAAATTATTGGATTTTAAATCCTCAATATCATTTTTTAAGTCATACGACAAATAACCAAAAAGCCAGTCTTTAGTCGTTTGCTTGTATTGTTTTAAATCATCAAATGCATTGTGAAAATCAGTTTTAATTGATGTAAAAGCATCAACTGCCAGAATGCAATCGAAACTCGAATATTCTTCTGGATAGCCATTGCCTTCCAAAAAAACAACCTCCCGAAACTGCTGTGACCACGTTAAAAGCTGTTGTTTAAAATCGGAAGGATTTGAAATATGTTTATGAATAGAAACTCTCAAAAATGATATTTTTTTAAACTTCAAAATTACAACAAAAAAAATCCTTCGATAAAAGAATATCTAAAATTATTGGCACGCTTTTTAGTCTATCGATTTTGAATCGATTCATAAAATATTTTACACAATCAGAAACCTTTTAACCAACAAAAGTTTATTTAATCAAATTTTTAACCTTTTATGAAAACAATTACAAAACTAGGATTAACCACTTTGGTAATCACTACATTGCTTTTTTCGTGTAAAAAAGCAGATTATGCTACATCTGAAACTGCTGATTATGCGGTAGACAGTACCGCAATTTCTTCATCGGCTGCTGTTGAAAAAAAAGACAGTAATCAGAAATTTATCCGAACCGCCGATTTAAAGTTCAAGGTTAAGAATGTGGTCAAATCAACTTATGCAATCGAAAATGCGGTTCA
This is a stretch of genomic DNA from Flavobacterium endoglycinae. It encodes these proteins:
- a CDS encoding protein-disulfide reductase DsbD family protein: MNFNQNLNTITSRSIWNRITVFLLFFFFALNSNAQILEPVKWTSKIEKKGNNALLIFDAVIEKDWHMYSQFTPDGGPLALEITFKNQKGNYELVGKAKEGKTRTAFNDVFGVDETFFEGKAHIEQEIKIINPNLKTVDVDFDFQVCKEVCINSSKKFSISVPSTFKMDEVPALTEAKLDETKVTGLAIDTIKKEAAAQPKTETAQTAKEEIPASAPARSLWSIFFIAFISGFAALLTPCVFPMIPMTVSFFTKQSKSRAKGIRNAIFYGLSIIAIYVILGLIVTKIFGADALNALSTDVWFNLIFFVILVVFATSFLGAFEIMLPNSWANKADQQADKGGIVGILFMALALAIVSFSCTGPIVGTLLVDAASNGGIAPIVGMLGFSSALALPFMLFAMFPGWLNSLPKSGGWLNTVKVVLGFLELAFAFKFLSNADLVLQLHFLEREVFIAIWIAIFGALTLYLFGKITLPHDSPTHHISVGRLYLGLLTLVFTMYLIPGLWGAPLKLISAFPPPPTYSESPFGVGGSVNGVSSEAGKGMPEGAELGPHGIMVFHDYEDGLAYAKAINKPIMLDFTGYACVNCRKMENNVWSEPTILPILKNDVVLISLYVDDKRELPKEEQFTTEAGDKIITAGDKWTDFMISKYKTNTQPLYVITDLEANNLNASKPTISYVSADEYLKWLKEGISNFK
- the tilS gene encoding tRNA lysidine(34) synthetase TilS; the encoded protein is MFSKFKNHIVSRFPFLAEKKLFLAVSGGLDSMVLLHLFKQLNYEIAVLHCNFQLRGLESFGDQEFIQNYCDQNNIKIFTTQFDTEAFANDYKVSIQVAARELRYSWFYELLEEKNFDFLLTAHHADDNLETFIINLTRGTGLEGLTGIPEQNDKIIRPLLPFSRDEILKYAEEHKIEWREDSSNASTKYLRNKIRHDLVPILKEINPNFLDAFQKTQSFLQESNEMVEDASIMVYQQVAKEAGDDIHFDLNQLKKLPNYKSYLYQWLKEFGFSAWNDIYDLVEGQSGKQIFAEEFRLLKNREMLILTPFSGTSEKEEFEISENDTEVNFPLKMTLCNVGHTTFGSNRTIFVDAEKIHFPLILRKWNEGDIFQPFGMNGKSKKVSKLFKDEKLSLIEKEKTWILWSGDKIVWVIGIRQDERFKIENTTNKILKIEMQ
- a CDS encoding anthranilate synthase component I family protein, with amino-acid sequence MRVSIHKHISNPSDFKQQLLTWSQQFREVVFLEGNGYPEEYSSFDCILAVDAFTSIKTDFHNAFDDLKQYKQTTKDWLFGYLSYDLKNDIEDLKSNNFDGLEFPDLFFFQPKKVFLLKENQLEMQYLRFCDDEFEDDFTEIIQTYSESFASLNKIEIKQRISKDVYVEKVNQMLHHIHIGDMYEANFCMEFYAENAIINPLEKFRKLNEISQAPFSVFFKNHKHFLLSASPERYLKKVGETIISQPIKGTSRRFADPIEDEKSKNSLASDEKERAENIMITDLVRNDLSHTAQKGSVEVKELCGIYSFLQVHQMISTVISKLDQQYSAVDVLKSTFPMGSMTGAPKISVMKIIENLEETKRGLYSGAVGYFSPEGDFDFNVVIRSILYNQEKQYVSFSVGSAITSQSVPEKEYEECLLKAKAMHEVLQ